A window of Spirochaetales bacterium contains these coding sequences:
- a CDS encoding radical SAM protein: MKAAVVVPPLRDFYMTRHRFSILGAKTVTAILQKNNIEPVLFNFPVMRNKPAVIPLPLDLSYLERFIIPNETGKASFFTSYKHFGPSFENAARIVASSRPDILFLCCFAFCYAGDLLETAAALKNIIPRVPVTAGGNGVSVYPHYFLEHPCIDYVLTGEAEVSLAAFIHAIEHKTGMRHVPNLYRKEGNRIVAPPLQGKSSGDDLLCIFNKTHETENSLFFSTAVTRGCTKKCRFCVHYHETTLRTVPYKKILKESEKAFDTECREKEIALNFEDDNLLLRSSYFLRLLRGLASPRRKTSFYIESGIDYTLLTPFLVNTLVAHGLSRFNLSLASTDPECCEAEGRSLDLPRYETIIGVLNGLDIPSVTYFICGLENDTKESVAESLLYLARQPTVCGISLFYPVPGLPGFENMNRFMTRSPALTAGSSAYPWNGSLSTSTLITAFRLSRYINAAKALVRTDIERELLLRIAGKKRLHTIVNDKKKKRIVEVPEMDTELENIFFSRLATL; the protein is encoded by the coding sequence ATGAAAGCGGCAGTTGTTGTTCCCCCACTCAGAGATTTTTATATGACACGGCACCGGTTTTCCATTCTGGGAGCAAAAACCGTCACCGCGATCCTTCAAAAAAATAATATCGAGCCGGTGCTTTTTAATTTCCCGGTGATGAGAAATAAACCGGCGGTTATTCCGCTTCCCCTCGATCTATCCTACCTCGAGCGGTTTATCATTCCGAACGAAACGGGAAAAGCGAGTTTTTTTACATCGTACAAACATTTCGGACCTTCCTTTGAGAATGCCGCACGGATCGTGGCCTCCTCCCGGCCGGACATCCTTTTTCTCTGCTGTTTTGCTTTCTGTTACGCGGGAGACCTGCTTGAGACGGCAGCGGCACTCAAGAACATCATTCCGCGTGTTCCTGTCACGGCGGGGGGAAACGGGGTTTCGGTGTATCCCCATTATTTCCTCGAACATCCCTGTATCGATTATGTACTGACCGGTGAAGCGGAAGTCTCTCTTGCCGCATTCATACACGCCATAGAACACAAAACCGGCATGCGTCATGTTCCCAATCTCTATCGGAAAGAGGGGAACCGGATAGTCGCCCCTCCGCTTCAGGGAAAATCAAGCGGCGACGACCTCCTCTGCATTTTCAACAAAACACACGAAACTGAAAACTCACTCTTTTTTTCCACCGCGGTGACGCGCGGTTGTACGAAAAAGTGCCGGTTTTGCGTACACTACCATGAAACCACCCTCAGAACAGTCCCCTATAAAAAAATCCTGAAAGAAAGCGAGAAAGCATTCGATACGGAATGCCGCGAAAAGGAGATCGCCCTCAATTTTGAGGACGACAATCTGCTTCTCCGCTCTTCTTACTTTCTCCGTCTCCTCAGGGGCCTCGCCTCCCCGCGGAGGAAGACTTCATTTTATATCGAAAGCGGTATCGACTATACGCTGCTTACCCCTTTCCTGGTAAATACCCTTGTCGCCCATGGCCTGTCACGGTTCAATCTCTCCCTTGCTTCGACCGATCCGGAATGCTGCGAGGCGGAAGGAAGGTCCCTTGATCTTCCCCGTTACGAAACGATTATCGGAGTGCTGAACGGACTCGATATCCCGTCCGTGACCTACTTTATCTGCGGACTTGAAAACGATACAAAGGAGTCCGTCGCGGAAAGCCTGCTTTATCTCGCGCGGCAGCCGACGGTTTGCGGAATCTCCCTTTTCTATCCGGTTCCGGGACTTCCCGGATTCGAGAATATGAACCGCTTCATGACCCGTTCCCCCGCCCTGACGGCAGGATCGTCGGCATATCCCTGGAACGGTTCGCTTTCGACATCCACCCTCATCACCGCATTCAGGCTTAGCAGGTACATCAATGCCGCGAAAGCCCTTGTCCGCACCGATATCGAGAGGGAACTTCTTTTGAGGATTGCCGGAAAAAAACGCCTTCATACGATCGTGAACGACAAAAAGAAAAAACGGATCGTCGAAGTACCGGAAATGGATACGGAACTCGAGAACATTTTTTTCAGCAGACTGGCTACATTGTAA
- the trpS gene encoding tryptophan--tRNA ligase, translated as MKVLFSGIQPTGSLHIGNYFGAIKNWVKIQYSYKTFISVVDYHAITVEYEPSAMPDRVMDMAVNLFACGIDLEKTILFIQSEVPGHADLTWIFNTITPLGELERMTQFKEKASQHRKNINVGLLDYPVLQAADILLYKAELVPVGEDQVQHIEFTREIARYFNKRYGETFPECQALLTKTPRIMGLDGETKMSKSKNNYIGILETENEIWNRVSVAKTDPARIKRSDPGNPNICNIFYYHKLVTPEEEREEVAEGCMNATIGCLDCKKVFMKHLMNVLNPIRERYENLMKNKHSIREILTNNAEKCRHIAKQTILETKEKMGINPVWKI; from the coding sequence GTGAAAGTTCTTTTTTCCGGAATACAGCCCACCGGTTCGCTTCATATCGGTAATTATTTTGGCGCGATAAAAAACTGGGTCAAAATACAGTATTCCTATAAAACATTTATCAGTGTGGTCGACTACCATGCAATCACCGTGGAATATGAGCCGTCGGCGATGCCCGACAGAGTGATGGACATGGCCGTCAATCTTTTTGCCTGCGGGATAGATCTTGAAAAAACTATTCTCTTTATCCAGTCCGAAGTACCGGGCCATGCCGACCTTACCTGGATATTCAATACTATTACTCCGCTGGGCGAACTCGAGAGAATGACGCAATTCAAGGAAAAGGCGAGCCAGCACAGAAAAAATATCAATGTGGGGCTTCTTGATTATCCCGTACTCCAGGCCGCCGATATCCTCCTTTATAAGGCTGAACTCGTCCCCGTTGGAGAAGACCAGGTGCAGCACATCGAGTTCACGCGGGAAATTGCGCGCTATTTCAACAAGCGATACGGGGAAACTTTTCCCGAATGCCAGGCCCTTCTCACAAAAACACCGCGTATCATGGGGCTCGACGGTGAAACAAAAATGAGTAAAAGCAAAAACAATTATATCGGAATTCTGGAAACGGAAAACGAGATATGGAATAGGGTATCCGTGGCCAAAACAGATCCCGCACGGATCAAACGGTCGGATCCGGGAAATCCGAATATATGCAATATCTTCTATTACCATAAACTCGTCACCCCCGAGGAAGAACGTGAAGAGGTCGCCGAAGGCTGCATGAACGCGACAATCGGGTGTCTCGACTGTAAAAAGGTATTCATGAAGCACCTCATGAATGTCCTCAACCCCATCAGGGAACGGTACGAGAATCTCATGAAAAACAAGCACAGCATTCGCGAGATATTAACGAACAACGCGGAAAAATGCAGACACATCGCCAAACAGACAATACTTGAGACAAAAGAAAAAATGGGGATAAACCCGGTATGGAAGATTTGA